One genomic segment of Erysipelotrichaceae bacterium 66202529 includes these proteins:
- the parC gene encoding DNA topoisomerase IV subunit A, producing MKKKEQQLEHHSSVISSPLEEIMGDRFGRYSKYIIQDRALPDARDGLKPVQRRILYAMYEDGNTWDKGYRKSAKTVGLVIGNYHPHGDSSVYNAMVRMSQEWKIRTPQIDMQGNNGSIDDDPAAAMRYTEARLGKISEHLLKDIEKETVLWAPNFDDTAMEPTVLPARYPNLLVNGITGIAAGYATNIPPHNLSEAIDAAVYRIQHADCSLEELMEYIQGPDFPTGGIVQGLDGIREAFETGKGRIIVRGKAVIEQKKTVQQIVITEIPYEVVKSNMVKKIDDIRLNKKIEGILDVRDESDRNGLRVVVDMKKDANGDVILNYLYKNTDLQVSYNYNVVAIVDKRPVQMGLAQMLDAFIEHRREVIERRSRYDLKKKEDRCHILEGLIKAVSILDEIIALIRASKDKADSKRRIMDAFAFSDAQAEAIVTMRLYRLSSTDITQLREEYATLLNEIEELHDILENPRMLKKVMIRELHEVKKAFKTPRLTRIEHEIEEIVIDKVAMINSEQVMFTISRDGYFKRVSMRSYNAGKEDMTGLKEGDHLVGYGEVNTLDHVLFFTTQGTYGYTPVYEVEESRWKEIGSHINSTIRISGEEKITDAFVIRSFATNAYMISVTKNGLVKKTAVREYEVSRNNKTMSNMKLLEGDEVITTMAAYDYDEILIASKNGYVSRYPVSLIPETSPRSKGVKAMNLVMDELVSACIHHADASQLVVFTDQCQVKRIKLSDIDVTGRPARGAMICKKVKSKPYQIAHIALHELNDELVIINEETQKILAKDISLMSKDATFSSLLHATQEYYFLRTLVTVEQRALTAQAVPDTTQEFEEIELFDD from the coding sequence ATGAAGAAGAAAGAGCAGCAGCTCGAGCATCACAGCAGTGTCATTTCCTCTCCGCTGGAAGAAATCATGGGCGACCGCTTTGGGCGCTATTCCAAATATATTATTCAGGATCGTGCACTGCCGGATGCCAGAGACGGCTTGAAGCCGGTGCAGCGAAGAATTTTGTATGCGATGTATGAGGATGGCAACACCTGGGATAAGGGCTATCGAAAATCTGCCAAAACTGTCGGTCTGGTAATCGGTAACTATCATCCGCACGGGGATTCCTCCGTATACAATGCGATGGTGCGTATGTCGCAGGAATGGAAAATCCGTACACCGCAGATCGATATGCAGGGAAACAATGGTTCCATCGATGATGATCCTGCAGCAGCAATGCGTTATACCGAGGCAAGACTTGGTAAAATCAGTGAGCACCTGTTAAAGGATATTGAAAAGGAAACCGTTTTATGGGCACCAAACTTCGATGATACCGCGATGGAGCCGACTGTGCTTCCTGCCCGCTATCCCAATCTGCTGGTCAATGGCATAACGGGTATCGCTGCCGGGTATGCAACCAATATTCCGCCGCACAATCTGAGTGAGGCAATCGATGCAGCCGTTTATCGTATTCAGCATGCGGACTGTTCCTTAGAGGAACTGATGGAATACATACAGGGGCCGGATTTTCCAACCGGCGGTATCGTTCAGGGTCTGGATGGTATCAGAGAAGCCTTTGAAACCGGAAAAGGCCGTATCATCGTCCGCGGCAAGGCAGTGATCGAGCAGAAGAAAACCGTACAGCAGATCGTTATCACGGAAATCCCGTATGAGGTTGTCAAAAGCAATATGGTCAAGAAAATTGACGATATCCGTCTGAATAAGAAAATCGAAGGAATTCTCGATGTTCGTGATGAGAGTGACCGAAACGGATTGCGTGTTGTCGTGGACATGAAAAAGGATGCCAACGGCGATGTGATTTTAAATTATTTATATAAGAACACCGATTTACAGGTCTCCTATAATTACAATGTGGTAGCGATCGTGGACAAGCGTCCTGTGCAAATGGGGCTGGCACAGATGCTGGATGCCTTTATTGAACACCGCCGTGAGGTAATTGAGCGGCGCAGCCGGTATGATTTAAAGAAGAAGGAAGACCGCTGTCATATATTAGAGGGTCTGATCAAAGCGGTTTCTATTCTGGATGAAATCATTGCACTGATTCGTGCGAGCAAGGATAAGGCGGACTCCAAGCGCCGCATCATGGATGCCTTTGCCTTTAGCGATGCACAGGCAGAGGCTATTGTGACCATGCGTCTGTATCGTCTGTCCTCTACGGATATCACACAGCTGCGTGAGGAATATGCGACGCTGCTGAATGAAATCGAGGAGCTGCACGATATTCTGGAAAATCCAAGGATGCTGAAAAAGGTGATGATCAGGGAGCTGCATGAGGTGAAAAAGGCATTTAAGACTCCGCGTCTGACACGAATTGAACATGAAATCGAAGAAATTGTGATTGATAAGGTGGCAATGATCAACAGTGAGCAGGTAATGTTTACCATATCAAGAGACGGGTATTTCAAGCGGGTATCCATGCGCAGCTACAATGCGGGCAAAGAGGATATGACCGGCTTGAAGGAGGGCGATCATCTGGTTGGCTATGGCGAGGTGAATACGCTGGATCATGTGCTGTTTTTTACAACACAGGGTACCTATGGATATACACCGGTCTATGAGGTGGAGGAATCTCGCTGGAAGGAAATCGGAAGTCATATCAATTCCACGATACGTATCAGCGGGGAAGAGAAAATCACGGATGCCTTTGTCATACGCAGCTTTGCGACCAATGCCTATATGATTTCCGTGACAAAAAACGGTCTTGTGAAAAAGACGGCCGTTCGTGAATATGAGGTTTCCCGTAATAACAAAACCATGAGCAACATGAAGCTGCTGGAGGGGGATGAAGTCATTACCACGATGGCAGCCTACGATTATGATGAAATTCTGATTGCTTCAAAGAATGGGTATGTGAGCCGTTATCCGGTTTCCCTGATCCCGGAGACATCCCCGCGCTCCAAGGGGGTTAAGGCAATGAATCTGGTTATGGATGAGCTTGTCAGTGCCTGCATTCATCACGCGGACGCTTCCCAGCTGGTTGTGTTTACGGATCAGTGTCAGGTGAAGCGTATCAAACTGAGCGATATCGATGTTACAGGACGTCCTGCGCGTGGCGCTATGATTTGCAAGAAGGTGAAATCCAAGCCGTACCAGATTGCACATATCGCCTTGCATGAGCTAAATGATGAGCTGGTAATCATCAATGAGGAAACGCAGAAAATCCTTGCGAAGGATATCAGCTTAATGAGTAAGGATGCGACCTTCTCCTCTTTACTGCATGCCACACAGGAGTATTATTTCCTGCGTACACTCGTTACAGTGGAACAGCGTGCATTAACAGCCCAGGCTGTACCGGATACAACGCAGGAGTTTGAGGAAATCGAATTGTTTGACGATTAG
- the parE gene encoding DNA topoisomerase IV subunit B, translated as MAENAYDGSSIQILDGLDAVRKRPGMYIGSTDSRGLHHLVWEIVDNSIDEALNGHGDTIRITIEKDNVICVEDEGRGMPVDMHASGVPAVQVIYTVLHAGGKFSTEGGYKTSGGLHGVGASVVNALSEWVEVTVYRNGSVYRMNFSDGGSKVSKLEVIGKTSKTGSKVRFKADKTMFSTTKYSFHQIAERAQEDAFLLEGLKLVVRDEREGKEREEVYHYEQGLVAFMEYLHEDKQVFHKPVAFSGMANEIKVDCAFQYTDEYQENIFSFVNIVRTKDGGTHETGAKNAFTKVFNEYARKNGLLKDKDKNFEGSDVREGLTIILSLGIPENLLQFEGQTKGKLGTAEAKAAVDSIVSEKLSYFLEENKELAITLIKKMQRASTAREAARKAREDARKGKSKGKTEKILSGKLASAQSKDARKKELYLVEGDSAGGSAKQGRDSKYQAILPLRGKVLNTEKASITNIEKNEELNTIIHALGAGVGANFHAEDSNYHKVIIMTDADTDGAHIQILLLTFFYRYMRELIEQGMVYIALPPLYKLQKGKDIQYAWTDEELDELRKTFPKGFSLQRYKGLGEMNADQLWDTTMCPETRTLIQVTIDDAVVAEKRVSVLMGDKANLRRDWIEENVSFTLEDDYEVEARR; from the coding sequence ATGGCAGAAAATGCATATGATGGAAGCAGTATACAAATTCTTGACGGCCTTGATGCTGTACGGAAAAGACCGGGGATGTATATCGGTTCCACGGATTCCAGAGGGTTGCACCATCTGGTTTGGGAAATCGTTGACAATTCGATTGACGAGGCATTGAACGGACATGGGGATACGATCCGCATAACGATAGAAAAAGATAACGTGATCTGTGTAGAGGATGAAGGGCGCGGTATGCCTGTGGATATGCATGCCAGCGGAGTTCCTGCTGTGCAGGTCATTTATACGGTGCTGCATGCCGGAGGAAAGTTCAGTACCGAGGGCGGCTATAAGACAAGCGGAGGACTGCATGGCGTCGGTGCCAGTGTGGTAAACGCTTTAAGTGAATGGGTAGAGGTTACAGTGTATCGAAACGGCAGCGTCTACCGCATGAATTTCTCTGACGGGGGTAGTAAGGTATCCAAGCTGGAAGTCATTGGCAAAACGAGCAAGACCGGAAGCAAGGTGCGCTTTAAAGCGGATAAGACGATGTTTTCAACGACAAAGTATTCCTTTCATCAGATTGCCGAGCGTGCCCAGGAGGATGCTTTCCTTCTCGAAGGCCTGAAGCTGGTTGTCCGCGATGAGCGGGAAGGCAAGGAGCGCGAGGAGGTCTATCATTATGAGCAGGGACTGGTTGCCTTCATGGAGTATCTGCATGAGGATAAGCAGGTCTTTCATAAGCCGGTAGCCTTCAGCGGTATGGCGAATGAAATCAAGGTGGACTGTGCGTTTCAGTATACGGATGAATATCAGGAAAATATCTTTTCTTTTGTTAATATCGTTCGTACCAAGGATGGCGGAACACATGAAACCGGTGCGAAGAATGCCTTCACCAAGGTATTTAACGAATATGCAAGAAAAAACGGCCTGCTGAAGGATAAGGATAAAAATTTTGAGGGAAGCGATGTCCGCGAGGGACTGACGATTATCCTGTCACTGGGTATTCCGGAAAATCTTTTACAGTTTGAAGGACAGACCAAGGGCAAGCTGGGAACAGCGGAGGCCAAGGCTGCAGTGGACAGCATCGTGAGTGAGAAGCTGAGCTATTTCCTGGAGGAAAACAAGGAGCTTGCGATTACGCTGATTAAGAAGATGCAGCGTGCGTCAACCGCCAGAGAGGCAGCCCGCAAGGCCCGTGAGGATGCCCGCAAGGGAAAATCCAAAGGAAAAACCGAAAAAATCCTGTCAGGAAAGCTGGCAAGTGCACAAAGCAAGGATGCCCGCAAGAAGGAGCTGTATTTGGTCGAGGGAGATTCCGCCGGAGGCAGTGCCAAGCAGGGCAGAGACAGTAAATATCAGGCCATTCTGCCATTGCGCGGAAAGGTACTGAACACCGAAAAGGCAAGCATTACCAACATCGAAAAGAATGAAGAGCTGAACACCATCATTCACGCATTGGGTGCCGGTGTGGGGGCGAACTTTCATGCGGAGGATTCCAATTACCATAAAGTTATCATCATGACCGATGCCGATACCGATGGAGCGCATATCCAGATATTGTTATTGACGTTCTTTTACCGCTACATGCGCGAGCTGATCGAGCAGGGGATGGTATATATCGCTCTGCCACCGCTGTATAAGCTGCAAAAGGGTAAGGATATTCAATATGCATGGACGGATGAGGAGCTGGATGAGCTGCGTAAAACATTCCCGAAGGGCTTCAGTCTGCAGCGCTACAAGGGACTTGGTGAAATGAATGCGGATCAGCTGTGGGATACGACGATGTGTCCGGAAACCCGTACGCTGATTCAGGTGACGATAGATGATGCAGTCGTGGCAGAAAAGCGTGTCTCCGTGCTGATGGGGGATAAGGCCAATCTGCGCCGTGACTGGATTGAGGAAAACGTATCCTTCACGCTGGAGGATGATTATGAAGTGGAGGCGAGACGATGA
- the rpoN gene encoding RNA polymerase factor sigma-54 gives MKLETRVLQNLTQQQKLSQRQQQDLKILEMNNQDLESWIEEELEKNPLLEFDEAYETGAASCSQGDFDLLLNFVTNEQTLTDVLQEQIDTCLHPLPKELAEFIINSLDGNGYLPLTDEEIHKLMPRYNLDEIEDTINEIQTFEPAGVCARNLQECLLIQLCFEDIPYSQIAIMIVNFYLKEVSENKLPQIAEALQISLADVQHAITLIRSLDPKPGSRYAHTSAYVNPDMQVDVEDGEIHIQMFRKNYGLRIQTPVDTGADAEAARYLNQQKKQAESLLGSIEKRNSTIARIMEVIAIVQQDFFLHHGQLKPLNMKDIAARLTLHESTISRAVSGKSILFEQQIIPLKFFFPSRVSEDASANEIHLRLRTLIDQEDKKKPYSDQKLCDLLKEDGLDVSRRTIAKYRDQLKIPAASKRKQF, from the coding sequence ATGAAATTAGAAACCCGTGTCCTGCAAAATCTGACACAGCAGCAAAAGCTGTCCCAGCGCCAGCAGCAGGATCTGAAAATACTGGAAATGAATAATCAGGATTTGGAATCCTGGATAGAAGAGGAACTAGAAAAAAATCCGTTGCTGGAATTCGACGAGGCTTATGAAACAGGTGCCGCCTCTTGTTCTCAGGGAGATTTTGATCTGCTTCTGAATTTTGTGACGAATGAACAAACCCTCACCGATGTACTTCAGGAACAGATTGATACCTGCTTGCATCCGCTGCCGAAGGAGCTTGCGGAATTTATTATCAATTCCCTGGATGGTAATGGATATCTTCCTCTAACGGATGAAGAAATTCATAAGCTGATGCCACGCTACAATCTGGATGAAATCGAGGACACCATCAATGAAATCCAAACCTTTGAGCCTGCCGGCGTCTGTGCCAGAAATCTGCAGGAATGTCTGCTGATCCAGCTCTGCTTTGAAGATATTCCCTATTCCCAGATTGCCATTATGATTGTCAATTTTTATTTAAAGGAGGTAAGTGAAAACAAGCTGCCGCAGATTGCCGAAGCATTGCAGATTTCGCTTGCGGATGTACAGCATGCCATCACGCTGATCCGTTCTCTGGATCCAAAGCCAGGCTCCCGCTATGCGCATACAAGCGCTTATGTAAATCCGGATATGCAGGTAGATGTGGAGGACGGTGAAATCCACATTCAGATGTTTCGCAAGAATTATGGCTTGCGTATTCAGACGCCCGTGGATACAGGTGCCGATGCCGAAGCCGCAAGGTATCTGAACCAGCAGAAAAAGCAGGCGGAGTCACTGCTTGGTAGTATTGAAAAGCGCAATTCAACGATAGCAAGGATCATGGAGGTCATAGCAATCGTGCAACAGGATTTTTTCCTGCACCACGGGCAGCTAAAGCCTTTGAATATGAAGGATATCGCCGCAAGGCTAACGCTTCATGAGTCCACTATCTCCCGGGCTGTATCCGGTAAATCCATCCTGTTTGAACAGCAGATCATCCCCTTGAAGTTTTTCTTTCCATCCAGAGTTAGTGAAGATGCCAGTGCAAATGAAATTCATCTGCGATTGCGAACGCTGATTGACCAGGAGGATAAGAAAAAGCCGTATAGTGATCAAAAGCTTTGTGATTTACTGAAGGAGGATGGTCTGGATGTATCCCGCAGAACGATTGCCAAATACCGGGATCAGTTGAAAATTCCGGCAGCTTCCAAAAGAAAGCAGTTTTAA
- the topB gene encoding DNA topoisomerase III gives MSKTFVLAEKPSVGRELGRVLGCPIKKDGYMEGKQYVVSWALGHLVELADPQDYDKRLETWDMQDLPMLPEKMNLKVIGQTARQYKLVKSLLNRSDIRDIVIATDAGREGELVARWIIEKANIHKPMKRLWISSQTDKAIKDGFAHLKDAKEYEPLYRSAVCRAEADWLVGLNTTRALTCKFNAQLSAGRVQTPTLAMIVDREEEIRKFIPKEYFTLRVDTGYFTLDYRKNSNASIPERKQAEELARRLKQKQLTIKEVERKLQKEQPPQLYDLTELQRDANKRFGFSAKETLNYMQNLYETHKLLTYPRTDSRYLSQDIVATLKERLQAISIDVYEPYARELLQNGYKVSRRFVDDTKVSDHHAIIPTEEYVELQRLSPNEKKIYDLVVRRFLAVLSKPSEYEKTKIYAVFENMDFYASGKVMKTDGWRALYQKNERFDDEDEVEDDQKLPALSKGQTYPVKDVRITSHFTKAPARYTEATLLSAMEHPSKFIQNNRMKAVLEDANGIGTVATRADIIEKLFKTNYIEKRGNSIYPLSKGIQLVSLVPEELRSPLLTAKWEEKLTAISKGTLKDREFKKEMRRYASDLVEKVKNSEANYRHDNMTQKKCPECGSNLLEINGKRGKLLACSNPACKYKQNLSFISNARCPNCHKKMNVVGEKEKRLYTCVCGFREKFDRYNEKLKEKRNVAGKQELRDFNKKQEAEKKQEKSAFQLAWEAAQKAKE, from the coding sequence ATGAGTAAGACATTTGTTCTGGCTGAAAAGCCAAGTGTAGGCAGAGAGCTTGGCAGAGTATTGGGCTGTCCAATCAAAAAGGATGGCTATATGGAAGGAAAGCAGTATGTCGTATCATGGGCACTGGGTCATCTGGTGGAGCTGGCAGACCCGCAGGATTATGACAAGCGCTTAGAAACCTGGGATATGCAGGATTTACCAATGCTTCCGGAAAAGATGAACCTAAAGGTGATTGGACAGACTGCCCGTCAGTATAAGCTGGTTAAGAGTCTATTAAATCGCTCGGATATCCGGGATATCGTAATCGCCACCGATGCCGGACGGGAGGGGGAGCTGGTTGCCCGCTGGATCATAGAAAAGGCGAATATTCACAAGCCGATGAAGCGGCTGTGGATTTCTTCACAGACAGATAAGGCAATCAAAGACGGCTTTGCTCACCTAAAGGATGCAAAGGAATACGAGCCGCTGTACCGCAGTGCTGTATGTCGGGCAGAAGCTGACTGGCTGGTGGGGCTGAATACGACCAGAGCGCTGACCTGTAAATTTAATGCCCAGCTGTCTGCAGGACGCGTGCAGACTCCAACGCTTGCAATGATTGTGGACAGAGAAGAAGAAATTCGCAAATTCATACCAAAGGAATATTTTACCCTGCGTGTGGACACGGGCTATTTCACACTGGATTACCGCAAAAACAGCAATGCGTCCATACCGGAGCGGAAACAGGCAGAGGAGCTTGCAAGGCGGTTAAAGCAGAAGCAGCTCACGATCAAAGAGGTAGAGCGAAAGCTGCAGAAGGAACAGCCGCCGCAGCTTTATGACCTTACCGAGCTGCAAAGGGATGCGAATAAGCGCTTTGGATTCAGTGCAAAGGAAACACTGAACTATATGCAGAATTTGTACGAAACACACAAGCTGCTGACCTATCCGCGAACCGATTCTCGTTATCTGAGCCAGGATATCGTAGCAACTCTGAAGGAACGGCTTCAGGCTATAAGCATAGATGTATATGAGCCATACGCCAGAGAACTGCTGCAAAACGGCTATAAGGTAAGCCGGCGTTTTGTTGACGATACGAAGGTTTCCGACCACCATGCCATCATTCCAACAGAGGAATATGTGGAGCTTCAGCGGCTGAGCCCGAATGAAAAGAAAATATATGATCTGGTTGTACGCCGTTTTCTGGCAGTATTATCAAAGCCGAGCGAGTATGAAAAAACAAAAATTTATGCCGTATTTGAAAACATGGATTTCTATGCAAGCGGAAAGGTTATGAAAACAGATGGTTGGCGTGCCCTATATCAGAAAAACGAGCGCTTTGATGATGAGGATGAGGTCGAGGATGATCAAAAGCTGCCGGCACTTTCAAAAGGACAGACGTATCCGGTAAAGGATGTCCGTATCACATCACACTTTACGAAGGCACCTGCACGCTATACAGAAGCAACCCTGCTGTCAGCGATGGAGCATCCATCCAAATTCATTCAGAATAATCGGATGAAAGCTGTTTTGGAGGATGCAAACGGAATCGGCACAGTGGCAACGCGGGCAGATATCATTGAAAAGCTGTTTAAAACCAATTATATTGAAAAACGTGGAAATTCCATTTATCCGTTAAGCAAGGGCATTCAGCTTGTATCCCTTGTACCAGAGGAGCTGCGCTCACCGCTGCTTACAGCGAAGTGGGAAGAAAAGCTCACCGCCATCAGCAAGGGAACCTTAAAGGATCGTGAATTTAAGAAGGAAATGCGCAGATATGCGAGTGACCTTGTTGAGAAGGTAAAGAACAGTGAAGCAAACTACCGCCATGACAATATGACACAGAAGAAATGTCCGGAGTGTGGAAGCAATTTGCTGGAAATCAACGGGAAGCGCGGAAAATTACTGGCCTGCAGCAATCCTGCCTGTAAATACAAGCAAAATCTCTCCTTCATCAGCAATGCCCGCTGTCCAAACTGCCATAAGAAAATGAATGTGGTTGGGGAGAAGGAAAAGCGCCTGTACACCTGTGTATGCGGCTTCCGTGAGAAATTTGACCGTTATAATGAAAAGCTGAAGGAAAAGCGCAATGTAGCCGGTAAGCAGGAGCTGCGTGATTTCAACAAAAAGCAGGAGGCGGAGAAGAAGCAGGAAAAGAGTGCGTTCCAGCTTGCATGGGAAGCCGCGCAAAAAGCGAAGGAGTGA
- the plsY gene encoding glycerol-3-phosphate 1-O-acyltransferase PlsY — translation MNINWIWYLGLGYLLGSIPFALVIGKFFYKTDVRNFGSGNLGGTNAGRVLGKKAGISVIACDVLKVVLAVGVVSCFDKEASIWAGFAAAFGHCYPIFAGFRGGKAVATMFGFLLSTSIFTFQSAWYLIVPFAVFLVVLYAGKMVSLASMCAALTSSIYITVMQLSISLEIVVASWLLTILVIYRHRANIVKIKNGTENKISWL, via the coding sequence ATGAATATCAACTGGATCTGGTATCTGGGGCTGGGGTATCTGCTTGGTTCTATACCGTTTGCCCTCGTCATCGGAAAGTTTTTCTATAAAACGGATGTCCGTAACTTTGGAAGCGGCAATCTCGGCGGGACGAATGCCGGACGTGTATTAGGAAAAAAAGCTGGAATATCCGTTATTGCCTGTGATGTCTTAAAGGTCGTGCTTGCGGTAGGTGTGGTTTCCTGCTTTGATAAGGAAGCGAGCATCTGGGCAGGCTTTGCGGCAGCCTTCGGTCACTGTTATCCAATCTTTGCGGGCTTTCGCGGAGGAAAAGCTGTTGCGACCATGTTTGGGTTTCTGTTGTCCACATCGATTTTTACATTTCAGAGCGCATGGTATCTGATTGTGCCGTTTGCTGTATTTCTGGTTGTCCTGTATGCTGGGAAAATGGTGTCTCTGGCAAGCATGTGTGCTGCGCTGACAAGCAGCATCTATATTACCGTGATGCAGCTGTCGATCAGTTTGGAAATCGTTGTTGCCAGCTGGCTGCTGACCATTCTGGTCATTTACCGGCACCGCGCAAATATTGTGAAAATTAAAAACGGTACAGAAAATAAAATTTCCTGGCTGTAA
- a CDS encoding VOC family protein, with protein sequence MKQTIVHIALVVKDYDEAIAFYTEKLHFTLIEDTYQPLQDKRWVVVSPPGSNGTTILLAKASKQRQEAFIGNQAGGRVFLFLGTDDFWRDYEDMKNNGITFIREPKNADYGTVAVFEDLYGNLWDLVQFTDDHPMMARVCSS encoded by the coding sequence ATGAAGCAAACCATCGTTCATATTGCACTTGTCGTAAAAGATTATGATGAGGCTATTGCATTCTATACAGAAAAGCTGCATTTCACGCTCATCGAGGATACCTATCAGCCTTTGCAGGATAAGCGCTGGGTCGTTGTATCGCCTCCAGGAAGCAATGGTACAACCATTCTGCTTGCTAAAGCATCAAAACAGCGCCAGGAGGCATTTATCGGTAATCAGGCAGGGGGTCGTGTTTTCCTGTTTTTGGGTACGGATGATTTCTGGAGGGATTATGAAGATATGAAGAACAATGGCATAACCTTTATCCGTGAACCAAAGAATGCAGATTATGGTACTGTTGCTGTCTTCGAAGATTTATATGGTAATCTGTGGGATCTGGTGCAGTTTACAGACGATCATCCCATGATGGCACGCGTTTGTTCTTCGTGA
- a CDS encoding DNA mismatch repair protein, translating to MEIRVIQKKIDEQKKQIAAGKKRSSAYAMQRGALILLALFSLFRGYYYEQLFYIVCLLSFSLFLYVAARHRALKQQLEDDEVMAEVLKDIIQRKKSGWKSFADTGSEFLKDDKTQAYDLDLLGDASLYQYLCVAKTAFGRQHLAELLTPMQQKQTAMKERNAAVQECSRQTDFTNSLTQLLKLYERHGQRKKRSSMEDILTYMEEDEKGYSHGVRLGCLLLSAATVLSLLLFLSNIINYASVLILAMLSLCLSLLFFMKHAQALSRVQPLAHLAADYERIFRLIEETTFQSEALCRIRYDVQDARLAISKLKTILTMVQLRSNSILFFVVNAFALLDFQCVIALQSWKQTYGKALRTWLSDIGELEAYASLAQLTLAKEITSPPDYMTGSPYIKAENIMHPLLEEGSAVANSITLKNGTYIITGSNMSGKTTFLRTIGINLVLMHAGASVCAASFAAASMSLFTSMRVHDNVSEGISTFYAEILRIQKMNEASKERIPMLVLIDEIFKGTNSADRIYCATSAIHHLHQPWIITMISTHDFELCELCDDPRIYAQNYHFSEYYENDKICFDYRLKEGKCTTTNARELMRLAGFKEEV from the coding sequence ATGGAGATACGAGTTATACAGAAAAAAATTGATGAACAAAAGAAACAGATTGCAGCCGGGAAAAAGCGTTCCTCCGCTTATGCTATGCAACGTGGAGCTCTGATACTGCTTGCACTGTTTTCCTTGTTTCGCGGATATTATTATGAACAGCTTTTCTATATTGTTTGTCTGCTGTCATTTTCATTGTTCTTGTATGTTGCAGCCAGGCACAGAGCTCTCAAGCAGCAGCTTGAGGATGATGAGGTGATGGCAGAGGTTCTAAAGGACATCATACAGCGGAAAAAAAGCGGGTGGAAGAGCTTTGCGGATACCGGCTCGGAATTTTTAAAGGATGATAAGACACAGGCATATGATTTGGATCTTTTGGGTGATGCCAGTCTGTATCAGTATCTGTGCGTCGCAAAGACAGCGTTTGGAAGACAGCATTTAGCTGAACTGCTCACTCCCATGCAACAAAAGCAAACAGCTATGAAAGAACGGAATGCTGCTGTACAGGAATGCAGCAGACAGACGGATTTCACCAATTCGTTAACACAACTGCTGAAGCTGTATGAGCGCCATGGACAGCGAAAAAAACGCTCTTCTATGGAGGATATACTTACCTATATGGAAGAGGATGAAAAGGGCTATTCCCATGGGGTAAGACTGGGATGCCTGCTGTTATCGGCAGCTACTGTTTTATCCCTGCTACTTTTTCTTTCTAATATTATCAATTATGCATCTGTACTGATTCTGGCTATGCTTTCGTTGTGTCTGAGTCTGCTGTTTTTTATGAAGCATGCACAGGCGCTGTCCAGGGTGCAACCGCTGGCTCATTTAGCTGCGGATTATGAGCGTATTTTTCGCCTGATTGAGGAAACCACCTTCCAAAGCGAAGCCCTGTGCCGGATTCGTTATGATGTACAGGATGCCCGTTTGGCGATTTCTAAGCTGAAAACGATACTGACGATGGTACAGCTCAGATCGAACAGTATTCTGTTTTTTGTCGTAAATGCATTTGCATTGCTTGATTTTCAATGTGTGATCGCTTTGCAAAGCTGGAAGCAAACCTATGGGAAAGCCTTACGGACATGGCTGTCGGATATCGGTGAGCTGGAGGCATATGCTTCTTTGGCACAGCTGACGCTGGCAAAGGAAATCACCAGTCCACCGGACTATATGACAGGCTCTCCGTATATAAAGGCGGAAAACATCATGCATCCGCTGCTGGAGGAGGGAAGTGCTGTAGCTAATTCCATCACCCTCAAAAATGGCACCTACATCATAACCGGCTCAAATATGTCCGGTAAGACAACATTTTTAAGGACCATCGGTATCAATCTGGTACTGATGCATGCCGGTGCCAGTGTATGTGCAGCATCCTTTGCGGCAGCCAGCATGAGCCTGTTTACCTCCATGCGAGTACATGATAATGTAAGTGAGGGAATCTCCACGTTTTATGCAGAAATTTTGCGGATACAGAAAATGAATGAAGCCAGTAAGGAACGCATTCCCATGCTGGTTCTGATCGATGAGATTTTCAAGGGAACCAATAGTGCAGACCGTATCTATTGTGCCACTAGTGCTATTCACCATCTTCACCAGCCATGGATCATCACGATGATCTCAACTCATGATTTTGAGCTTTGCGAGCTGTGTGATGACCCGCGGATATATGCACAGAATTATCACTTCTCGGAATATTATGAGAATGATAAAATATGCTTTGATTATCGGTTGAAAGAGGGTAAGTGTACAACAACGAATGCCAGAGAGCTGATGCGGCTGGCAGGATTTAAGGAGGAAGTATGA